The following proteins come from a genomic window of Leishmania major strain Friedlin complete genome, chromosome 1:
- a CDS encoding hypothetical protein (previous protein_id=AAC24613.1) has product MRCALVFVLVVAVLACFAPAMTHAYSTTYTARSAGSGAFAFDPLEIDFCKLQDAGSHTAMSTSASIQEALESAYQREGIRGNIPLGGMTEQAVCAGTQCEWRWYRGLFRTTRPLFLRGVNYWGVNDDATPVDRTTAVSGSYTNFETNYPRSWGNLSYWGKRLVVMQPSGKWVNTEVSTSFTNFLCEYYVYADSDGVNRLVPTFPGGSAIPFVSSSGHTYKYCGKKVEVDSQSRWILPKCNETFPWWGGLLIAVVLYIILIALIISIWCCCCIRRRNKEEKRRRNIIGSQYDNQGAIPTQSELGLSRHNSFRGTSMYNSDDTDSDADAYSSRE; this is encoded by the coding sequence ATGCGCTGCGCTCTCGTCTTCGTGCTggtcgtggcggtgctcgcgTGTTTTGCACCGGCAATGACGCACGCCTACTCGACAACGTAtaccgcgcgcagcgccggcagtggGGCCTTTGCCTTCGATCCCCTAGAAATCGATTTCTGCAAGTTGCAGGACGCGGGGTCGCACACGGCCATGTCGACCTCCGCCTCTATTCAAGAGGCTCTCGAGAGTGCCTATCAACGCGAGGGCATTCGCGGCAATATCCCCCTTGGCGGCATGACGGAGCAGGCGGTGTGCGCGGGAACCCAATGCGAGTGGCGGTGGTATCGCGGGCTCTTCCGCACCACCCGCCCGCTGTTCCTGCGCGGTGTCAACTACTGGGGAGTAAACGATGACGCGACTCCAGTGGACAGAACTACTGCTGTGTCGGGCTCCTACACCAATTTCGAGACCAACTACCCGCGTTCCTGGGGAAACCTGAGCTACTGGGGCAAGCGCCTGGTTGTGATGCAGCCGTCCGGGAAGTGGGTGAACACGGAGGTGTCCACATCGTTTACGAATTTCCTCTGCGAGTACTACGTCTACGCCGACTCCGATGGCGTGAATCGGCTTGTGCCCACCTTCccgggcggcagcgccattCCCTTCGTTAGCAGCTCCGGCCACACGTACAAGTACTGCGGCAAAAAGGTTGAGGTAGACTCGCAGAGCCGCTGGATCCTCCCGAAGTGCAACGAAACGTTCCCATGGTGGGGCGGCCTCCTCATTGCCGTCGTGCTCTATATCATCCTGATTGCTCTCATCATTAGCatctggtgctgctgctgcatccgccgccgcaacaaAGAGGAGAAGCGCCGCCGTAATATCATCGGATCGCAGTATGATAATCAGGGCGCTATTCCCACGCAGTCGGAGCTCGGGCTGAGCCGTCACAACTCTTTCCGAGGCACCAGCATGTACAACTCCGACGACACCGACTCCGATGCAGATGCGTACTCTTCGCGCGAGTAG
- a CDS encoding conserved hypothetical protein (previous protein_id=AAC24614.1) has protein sequence MLRRCSVLLNDPPLVSGGPVVGLMRDTGTRTTIRPSIMDAQIAQSALEVKMSSLLAREMQAEKMEAEREPPLKRKWVKAPVSQLSTSLSRRDWFRLMSFNMMTDAWGPGHTTPVEAVRVRVPEFTRNPECDDPNACCDYDPSIDKEFPPFLTPEHRRKHLVELLRCYDPDIACLNEVKRTFFNTELWRYVRFLGYGTLYQSSRGAQVRALRKGDNAAAPSNQGKIAEEEDIGNVLLFHKGRFFPLMMPGRDIGQRFHFAHFVGMRDKVTNMTLYVACVQLTAGATAEAADVRLHEARQVLTILDALGRNDADRSHQSHIVCGDLNNQADDEPCVELLRDRFFSTHDLVGGPRWTAWHYRDDARAAAYDTYYTKNVEQAHRSDKAYQAEEEIHRFRRKDAGGYHGVFSKVRLVRDEIAARAHKKQQQQLTTPKTAPEVATPPPADTVAAAPAPSPASAPAPSDTAVRVDQLALLKESRKAKGITYNTQDFIFYDPSTLALHQVLDVPEDEEVNEAQLFPNHKLPSHHLPLFIDISWIDSFPDVAARTLKE, from the coding sequence ATGTTGAGACGCTGCTCAGTGCTACTGAATGATCCGCCACTGGTGAGCGGTGGCCCGGTCGTGGGTCTGATGCGGGACaccggcacgcgcacaacgATCCGCCCCTCCATCATGGACGCGCAGATCGCGCAGagcgcgctggaggtgaAGATGTCGAGCCTGCTAGCGCGCGAGATGCAAGCGGAGAagatggaggcggagcgcgagcCTCCGCTGAAGCGCAAGTGGGTGAAGGCGCCCGTCTCTCAGCTGTCGACGAGCCTCTCACGGCGTGATTGGTTCCGCCTGATGAGCTTCAACATGATGACGGACGCCTGGGGGCCCGGTCACACCACCCCCGTagaggcggtgcgggtgcgcgtgcCCGAGTTCACCCGCAACCCGGAATGCGACGACCCCAACGCCTGCTGCGACTACGACCCCTCCATCGACAAGGAGTTCCCACCCTTCCTCACGCCGGAGCACCGTCGCAAGCACCTCGTGGAGCTGCTTCGGTGCTACGACCCCGATATCGCCTGCTTGAACGAGGTGAAGCGGACCTTTTTCAACACCGAGTTGTGGCGATATGTACGTTTCCTCGGCTACGGCACGCTCTACCAGTCCAGCCGTGGTGCCCAGGTGCGGGCACTCCGCAAGGGTGACAATGCCGCCGCTCCGTCTAACCAGGGCAAGatcgccgaggaggaggacatcgGCAACGTGCTTCTGTTTCACAAGGGCCGCTTTTTCCCGCTCATGATGCCTGGCCGCGATATCGGCCAGCGCTTCCACTTTGCGCACTTCGTCGGCATGCGGGACAAAGTGACAAACATGACCCTCTACGTCGCCTGCGTGCAGCTCACCGCGGGGGcgacggcagaggcggccgaCGTCCGGCTGCACGAGGCACGACAGGTGCTCACCATACTTGATGCCCTCGGCCGAAACGACGCAGATCGCTCGCATCAGTCGCACATCGTCTGTGGCGACCTGAACAATCAAGCGGACGATGAGCCGTGCGTGGAGCTCCTGCGCGACAGATTTTTTTCCACGCATGACCTGGTTGGCGGGCCgcgctggacggcgtggcaCTACCGAGACGacgcccgcgccgccgcctaTGACACGTACTACACAAAGAACGTGGAGCAGGCTCACCGCTCCGACAAGGCCTACcaggccgaggaggagatccACCGTTTCCGGCGCAAGGACGCGGGTGGCTACCATGGCGTCTTCTCCAAAGTGCGGCTTGTGCGGGACGAGATCGCGGCTCGGGCTCACAAgaagcaacaacagcagctgACGACGCCAAAGACTGCGCCAGAGGTGGCGACACCTCCGCCTGCTGacaccgttgctgctgcaccggcgccatcgccagcctccgcaccagcgccgtcTGACACCGCCGTCAGGGTCGACCAGCTTGCGCTCTTGAAGGAGAGCCGAAAGGCGAAAGGCATCACGTACAACACACAGGACTTCATTTTCTACGACCCCAGCACGCTCGCCCTGCATCAGGTGCTGGACGTTCCtgaggatgaggaggtgaACGAGGCGCAACTCTTTCCTAACCACAAGCTGCCTTCCCACCACCTTCCGCTCTTCATCGACATCTCCTGGATCGACTCCTTCCCCGATGTCGCCGCACGAACGTTGAAAGAATAG
- a CDS encoding putative MCAK-like kinesin (previous protein_id=AAC24615.1) yields the protein MMSAEPPSSQPYISDVLRRYQLERFQCAFASSMTIKDLLALQPEDFNRYGVVEAMDILRLRDAIEYIKANPLPASRSGSDVLDNDGDGDGEGDDSTPEGKEGCSTERRRQYTARGTTVLCRSTDTAEEVKRKSRILVAIRKRPLSAGEQTNGFTDIMDADNSGEIVLKEPKVKVDLRKYTHVHRFFFDEVFDEACDNVDVYNRAARALIDTVFDGGCATCFAYGQTGSGKTHTMLGKGPEPGLYALAAKDMFDRLTSDTRIVVSFYEIYSGKLFDLLNGRRPLRALEDDKGRVNIRGLTEHCSTSVEDLMTIIDQGSGVRSCGSTGANDTSSRSHAILEIKLKAKRTSKQSGKFTFIDLAGSERGADTVDCARQTRLEGAEINKSLLALKECIRFLDQNRKHVPFRGSKLTEVLRDSFIGNCRTVMIGAVSPSNNNAEHTLNTLRYADRVKELKRNATERRTVCMPDDQEEAFFDTTESRPPSRRTTTRLSTAAPLFSGSSTAAPALRSTLLSSRSVNTLSPSSQAKSTLVTPKPPSRDRTPDMVCTKRPRDSDRSGEDEVVARPSGRPSFKRFESGAELVAAQRSRVIDQYNAYLETDMNCIKEEYQVKYDAEQMNANTRSFVERARLLVSEKRRAMESFLTQLEELDKIAQQVADITAFQQHLPPT from the coding sequence ATGATGTCGGCCgagccgccgtcgtcgcagcCGTACATCAGCgacgtgctgcggcggtaCCAGCTGGAGCGCTTTCAGTGTGCCTTTGCATCGAGCATGACCATCAAGGACCTCCTCGCCCTGCAGCCAGAGGACTTCAACCGCTACGGCGTCGTAGAGGCGATGGACATTTTGCGGCTGCGTGACGCCATCGAGTACATCAAGGCTAATCCGCTCCCCGCCTCGCGCTCTGGCAGTGACGTGCTCGacaacgacggcgacggcgacggcgagggcgacgaCAGTACGccggaggggaaggaggggtgcTCGACggagcgccggcggcagtACACAGCACGCGGAACCACAGTCCTTTGCCGGTCGACCGACACCGccgaggaggtgaagcgcAAGAGCCGCATCCTCGTCGCCATTCGCAAGCGTCCGCTCAGCGCCGGGGAGCAGACGAACGGCTTCACGGACATCATGGACGCCGACAACAGCGGCGAGATTGTGCTGAAGGAGCCAAAGGTGAAGGTCGACCTCCGCAAGTACACCCACGTgcaccgcttcttcttcgACGAGGTTTTCGACGAGGCCTGCGACAACGTCGACGTGTACAACCGCGCTGCCCGCGCGCTGATCGACACCGTCTtcgacggcggctgcgcgacatGCTTCGCCTATGGACAGACAGGGAGCGGCAAGACACACACGATGCTGGGCAAGGGCCCCGAGCCGGGCCTCTACGCACTCGCCGCCAAAGACATGTTTGACCGCCTCACGAGCGACACGCGCATCGTCGTTTCCTTTTACGAGATCTACAGCGGGAAGCTCTTTGACTTGCTGAACGGCCGGCGACCCCTGCGAGCCCTCGAGGACGACAAGGGCCGGGTGAACATCCGCGGCCTCACCGAACACTGCTCTACCAGCGTGGAGGACCTCATGACGATCATCGACCAGGGCAGCGGTGTtcgcagctgcggctccaccggcgcCAATGACACAAGCTCCCGCTCCCACGCCATTCTCGAGATCAAGCTCAAGGCGAAACGGACGTCGAAGCAGAGCGGCAAGTTCACGTTCATCGACCTCGCTGGAagcgagcgcggcgctgACACGGTGGACTGCGCGCGACAGACACGCCTCGAAGGGGCGGAGATCAACAAGAGCCTACTCGCGCTGAAGGAGTGCATTCGTTTTTTAGATCAGAACAGGAAGCACGTCCCGTTCCGCGGCTCGAAGCTGACTGAGGTGCTCCGCGACTCGTTTATCGGCAACTGCCGCACGGTGATGATCGGCGCCGTCTCTCCGTCGAACAACAATGCCGAGCACACGCTGAACACGCTGCGCTACGCCGATCGTGTCAAGGAGCTGAAGCGCAACGCCACGGAGCGGCGCACTGTGTGCATGCCCGACGACCAGGAAGAGGCCTTCTTTGACACGACCGAGAGCAGGCCACCGTCGCGGAGGACGACAACTCGCCTTTCTACGGCCGCCCCGCTTTTCTCCGGCTCTTCGacggctgcgccagcacTTAGAAGCACGCTActcagcagccgctccgTCAACACActctcgccgtcgtcgcagGCCAAGTCGACTCTCGTCACCCcgaagccgccgtcgcgcgaTCGGACTCCGGACATGGTGTGCACTAAGCGGCCCCGCGACTCAGACAGAAGCGGCGAGGACGAAGTGGTAGCGCGGCCGAGTGGGCGCCCAAGCTTCAAGCGCTTCGAGAGCGGCGCCGAGCTTGTCGCGGCCCAGCGCAGTCGCGTCATTGACCAATACAACGCCTACCTCGAGACGGACATGAACTGTATCAAGGAGGAGTACCAGGTGAAGTACGACGCAGAGCAGATGAACGCCAACACGCGCAGCTTTGTGGAGCGCGCACGTCTGCTGGTGAGCGAGAAACGGCGCGCGATGGAGTCCTTCCTaacgcagctggaggagctcgacaagatcgcgcagcaggtcgccGACATCACCGCCTTTCAGCAGCACCTGCCGCCAACGTAG
- a CDS encoding hypothetical protein (previous protein_id=AAC24616.1) produces the protein MKRARSPSADSTVSASAPSAASLSSTAVFDRSPSSSSSLSAVEENEEPTARPLLSILEPVLAQLKEGELFADALRRYSKENAAAFEALAQLHQEAMAQHEFVMMRMTREAILLRALEEARRTSTTLPHVWMMRWKAKPTVQHGPFTDDAIQQWGRDGYFGKKEAELRDINGVGKSWRPALSVAHGPCVA, from the coding sequence ATGAAGCGAGCGCGTTCTCCGTCGGCGGACAGCACCGTCTCAGCCTCAGCTCCATCCGCGGCCTCTCTATCGAGCACCGCGGTCTTTGACCGGTCGCCGTCCTCGTCTTCGTCCCTTTCGGCCGTGGAGGAGAACGAGGAGCCGACGGCAAGGCCACTTCTCTCGATATTGGAACCAGTGCTGGCGCAATTGAAGGAGGGGGAGTTGTTCGCTGACGCCCTCCGACGGTACTCGAAAGAGAACGCCGCGGCATTCGAGGCGCTCGCCCAACTCCATCAGGAGGCTATGGCGCAGCACGAGTTTGTGATGATGCGCATGACGCGCGAGGCGATTCTTCTCAGGGCTCTCGAGGAGGCccgccgcaccagcaccactcTCCCACACGTGTGGATGATGCGGTGGAAGGCCAAACCAACTGTCCAGCACGGGCCCTTTACCGACGACGCCATTCAGCAGTGGGGCCGCGACGGCTACTTTGGCAaaaaggaggcggagcttCGTGACATCAACGGCGTCGGCAAGTCGTGGCGGCCGGCACTGTCGGTGGCGCACGGCCCTTGCGTGGCTTAG
- a CDS encoding putative carboxylase (previous protein_id=AAC24617.1): MPAPIFDKVLVANRGEIACRVMATCQRLGIKTVAVYSTADEQAKHVKVADEGVCIGPPASVESYLCIDKIVDACKKTGAQAVHPGYGFLSENGEFQAALHKNNIIFVGPDAHSIEAMGDKIESKRLAHSAGVTCIPGFIGEVKTHEDVLKFAREVGYPVMIKASGGGGGKGMRVAYNDSQCVEYYDMCREEAKAAFNSDKMLVEKFIENPRHIEIQVIADRRGNTLYLPERECSIQRRNQKVIEEAPSVLLDAKTRKAMGEEAVAMARAVQYVSAGTVENVVNPQKQFYFLEMNTRLQVEHPITEEITGIDLVEQMLRAAADLPLSITQDDIKINGHATECRVYAEDPMKNYFPSIGRLTMYQEPTGPGVRCDSGIIEGSQISVYYDPLICKLSTWGKDRAACIERMEKALDEYVIRGLRHNICLLRDVVTEPRYQSGNLTTNYLPEQYPNGFKKAELTAEETQLMYEAAACMHLKRERTHYTQGIAPSERQFYVSVGARQEGEMPVYVQQLDDSHFEVAASKSGPFKKLEMAWKVSYPIIRVNDGEKETVLQFWGTNEVTYGIQMKGTTFDVNVMSDLQSVLGHFVPAVEITVNTKQILSPMPGVIVAIKVQPGQTVVAGEELLTLEAMKMRNKIHAQADGKVKEIKVTLGATVEDSEVLVELE; encoded by the coding sequence ATGCCTGCTCCGATTTTCGACAAGGTTCTCGTCGCCAACCGCGGCGAGATCGCCTGTCGTGTGATGGCGACCTGCCAGCGCCTGGGAATCAAGACGGTGGCTGTCTACTCCACCGCCGATGAGCAGGCCAAACACGTGAAGGTGGCGGACGAGGGCGTCTGCATTGGCCCCCCGGCCTCCGTGGAGAGCTACCTGTGTATTGACAAGATTGTGGATGCCTGCAAGAAGACGGGTGCTCAGGCCGTTCATCCAGGCTACGGCTTCCTGTCCGAGAACGGCGAGTTTCAAGCAGCCTTGCACAAGAATAACATTATCTTCGTTGGCCCAGACGCGCACTCTATCGAGGCGATGGGCGACAAGATCGAGTCGAAGCGACTTGCACACAGTGCTGGCGTGACGTGCATTCCTGGCTTCATCGGCGAGGTGAAGACGCACGAGGACGTGCTGAAGTTTGCGAGAGAGGTCGGCTACCCGGTCATGATCAAGGCTtccggcggtggtggtggcaagGGCATGCGAGTAGCGTACAATGACAGTCAGTGCGTGGAGTACTACGACATGTGCAGGGAGGAGGCCAAGGCCGCCTTCAACAGCGACAAGATGCTCGTCGAGAAGTTCATCGAAAACCCGCGTCACATCGAGATCCAGGTGATCGCGGATCGCAGGGGCAACACCCTGTACCTGCCGGAGCGCGAGTGCTCCATTCAGCGCCGCAACCAGAAGGTGATCGAGGAGGCGCCGTCGGTCCTGTTGGATGCAAAGACCCGCAAGGCCATGGGCGAGGAGGCTGTCGCGATGGCGCGAGCCGTACAGTACGTCAGCGCCGGCACGGTCGAGAACGTCGTCAACCCGCAGAAGCAGTTCTACTTCCTCGAGATGAACACCCGCCTCCAGGTGGAGCACCCCATCACGGAGGAGATCACCGGCATCGATCTCGTGGAGCAGATGCTCCGTGCCGCGGCAGACCTGCCGCTCAGCATCACGCAGGACGACATCAAGATTAACGGCCATGCCACGGAGTGTCGCGTGTACGCCGAGGACCCGATGAAGAACTACTTCCCATCCATCGGCCGCCTCACCATGTACCAGGAGCCGACCGGCCCCGGCGTGCGCTGCGACTCTGGCATCATCGAAGGGTCGCAGATCTCGGTTTATTACGACCCGCTCATCTGCAAGCTGTCCACCTGGGGAAAGGACCGCGCGGCGTGCATCGAGCGTATGGAGAAGGCGCTGGACGAGTACGTCATTCGCGGCCTGCGCCACAATATTTGCCTCCTGCGCGACGTTGTCACGGAGCCGCGTTACCAGAGTGGTAACCTCACCACCAACTACCTGCCGGAGCAGTACCCGAACGGCTTCAAGAAGGCAGAGCTGACCGCGGAGGAGACGCAGCTGATGTATGAGGCGGCAGCCTGCATGCACCTGAAGCGCGAGCGCACTCACTACACCCAGGGCATCGCTCCGTCGGAGCGTCAGTTCTACGTTTCTGTCGGCGCTAGGCAGGAGGGCGAGATGCCGGTGTACGTCCAGCAGCTCGACGATTCCCACTTCGAGGTCGCCGCGTCGAAGAGCGGCCCGTTCAAGAAGCTGGAGATGGCGTGGAAAGTCAGCTACCCGATCATCCGCGTGAACGAtggagagaaggagacggTGCTGCAGTTCTGGGGCACCAACGAAGTGACGTACGGCATCCAGATGAAGGGCACCACCTTCGACGTGAATGTAATGAGCGACTTGCAGTCCGTGCTGGGCCACTTCGTGCCGGCTGTAGAGATCACCGTCAACACGAAGCAGATTCTGTCGCCGATGCCAGGTGTCATTGTCGCCATCAAGGTTCAGCCTGGGCAGACGGTGGTCGCCGGTGAAGAGCTTCTGACGCTGGAGGCCATGAAGATGCGCAACAAGATCCACGCTCAAGCAGACGGCAAGGTGAAGGAGATCAAGGTCACGCTCGGCGCCACTGTGGAGGATAGCGAGGTGCTGGTCGAGCTTGAGTAA
- a CDS encoding conserved hypothetical protein (previous protein_id=AAC24618.1), with amino-acid sequence MRRLPLFCRRPSRCCGATASGSGSSSAAVLAASAAPSVLVLAARGIATSGRVTNEDRRWWLVHLECAPDVTPGTFVSWLDCCGTHTTKKLIERNIWTIEQVAELDSDRVDELKYKEGCLKMDVVWEHARTIITPLKQREVSGGVESQLQSRILELRKKRELERQRELLARERATVSDKREETLRRLRESVAAKKAALRKKLDEQHGEATPAASESASTEAHRGTAEAAVEDEAVGNIVDRMSGGNPPRA; translated from the coding sequence ATGCGGCGACTGCCACTCTTTTGCAGACGCcccagtcgctgctgcggcgccactgctagcggcagcggcagcagcagtgccgctgtcctcgccgcctcggcagcgccatcggTGTTGGTGTTGGCCGCGCGCGGCATTGCGACTAGCGGTCGTGTCACGAACGAGGACCGCCGCTGGTGGCTCGTGCACCTCGAGTGCGCGCCGGATGTGACACCCGGCACGTTCGTCTCGTGGCTCGACTGTTGTGGCACCCACACCACCAAGAAGTTGATCGAGCGCAATATTTGGACCATCGAGCAGGTAGCGGAGCTCGACTCGGACCGCGTCGACGAGCTCAAGTACAAGGAGGGCTGCCTGAAGATGGACGTTGTCTgggagcacgcgcgcaccatAATCACTCCGCTGAAGCAGCGCGAGGTTAGCGGCGGTGTTgagtcgcagctgcagagtCGCATtctggagctgcgcaagaagcgtgagctggagcggcagcgcgagtTGCTTGCGAGGGAGCGGGCGACGGTGAGCGACAAGCGtgaggagacgctgcggcggctaCGGGAGAGCGTTGCCGCCaagaaggcggcgctgcgtaAGAAGCTGGACGAGCAGCACGGGGAGGCGACACCAGCGGCCTCGGAGAGCGCGTCGACGGAGGCGCATAGGGGGACCGCAGAGGCAGCTGTGGAGGATGAAGCTGTAGGCAATATTGTGGATCGAATGAGTGGTGGGAACCCACCTCGTGCGTAG
- a CDS encoding conserved hypothetical protein (previous protein_id=AAC24619.1), producing the protein MSSAEFLRNVDARTTIYRWEAAGLDELNRQNKLSSLPFWIPNSTTRHHQFRVVLLRGLVQTATPASDPFGVLVELIAPPPPAVRTANVPAASDAVPSSSSSGGCPGGCAVTCEVLPIDSVTPTAAEEKQRRRDDGTDAAQRKAITSTKMAVLDANNAQVSFPDFIPAEVLHNTRYVRGAPKSFTLQITIETGISVPLHQAATTAFSFFSSLATSVGHLLGNTAQLYHEGRESISSAILAPAASALTHPSALWNTTTSSPSATVAYVATAPTKTTASTAATLPPWEQPPEEWRDRVAEWHSLVSERLPGLGGTYRHGVEKALSPDEAGLLAEVGLVEADLWALHSLFDFDRDVQEGLLASAEVRAHRYRLVPARLKEVTFWANYFWKVHCVGQCVTERQVAAVLVALCMPSRSVHANLSTPVEVLPHILDGEEAAAVVEDFVKRGEAAEPWCTVAAETARHCRNVLDTASQRTDLAPNTRKHVESTLSSLEKVLLWYGNALEGPTDPPALSLDADTGAAAAAAASAAPLQMEKAQTPPRQQQQQQQQQREPSPTASPAAAVPPAVETATPSPRDDTSGGLRSVSQVAFMKMPWEEEDDV; encoded by the coding sequence ATGTCTTCTGCCGAGTTTCTGCGCAACGTAGATGCGCGCACCACCATCTATCGCTGGGAGGCTGCAGGGCTGGACGAGTTGAACCGCCAGAACAagctctcctccctccctttctgGATTCCGAATTCTACGACGCGACACCATCAGTTCAGggtcgtgctgctgcgcgggtTGGTGCAGACCGCGACCCCCGCCAGCGACCCGTTTGGCGTACTCGTCGAGCTTatcgcgcctcctccgccggcgGTGAGGACGGCGAAcgtgccggcagcatcgGACGCAGTGCCgtcttcctcgtcctccgGTGGCTGCccaggcggctgcgccgtgACGTGCGAAGTGCTCCCCATCGACTCGGTTACTccaacggcggcggaggaaaAACAGCGCAGGCGCGATGACGGGACTGATGCGGCGCAGAGAAAGGCAATCACGTCCACCAAGATGGCAGTACTGGACGCGAACAACGCACAGGTGAGCTTCCCGGACTTCATTCCGGCAGAAGTGCTACACAACACGCGCTACGTCAGGGGAGCACCGAAGTCCTTCACGCTGCAGATCACTATCGAGACGGGCATCAGCGTTCCGCTGCACCAGGCCGCCACGACCGCCTTCTCGTTCTTTTCCTCCCTGGCGACGTCGGTGGGTCACTTGCTTGGCAATACCGCGCAGCTCTACCACGAGGGGCGCGAGAGTATCAGCAGCGCCATTCTCGCccccgccgcgtcggcgctgaCGCACCCCTCCGCACTTTGGAACACCACCAcgtcctcgccgtctgcgACTGTTGCCTACGTCGCGACGGCGCCAACGAAGACCACTGCTTCGACGGCAGCTACTCTGCCGCCGTGGGAGCAGCCGCCGGAGGAGTGGCGTGACCGCGTCGCTGAGTGGCACTCTCTTGTGAGCGAGCGGTTGCCTGGGCTGGGCGGTACGTATCGACATGGTGTAGAGAAGGCGCTCTCGCCGGACGAGGCGGGGCTGCTGGCGGAGGTCGGCCTTGTGGAGGCGGACTTGTGGGCGCTTCACAGCCTGTTCGACTTTGACCGCGATGTCCAGGAGGGCCTTCTCGCCTCTGCTGAGGTGCGGGCGCATCGCTATCGCCTGGTTCCGGCCCGCCTCAAGGAGGTGACCTTCTGGGCCAACTACTTCTGGAAGGTGCACTGCGTCGGCCAGTGTGTGACGGAGCggcaggtggcggcggtgcttgTGGCACTGTGCATGCCTTCACGGTCTGTTCACGCAAACCTCTCCACCCCTGTagaggtgctgccgcacaTCCTCGATggcgaggaggccgccgctgtcgtggAGGACTTCGTCAAGCGCGGCGAGGCCGCCGAGCCGTGGTGCACCGTGGCAGCTGAGACGGCGCGCCACTGCAGAAACGTACTAGATACCGCGTCGCAACGCACCGACCTTGCACCCAACACACGTAAGCACGTCGAGTCGACCCTCTCCAGCTTGGAGAAGGTGTTGCTGTGGTACGGCAATGCGCTGGAAGGGCCCACGGATCCGCCTGCTCTGTCCCTCGACGCCGATacgggcgccgccgccgccgctgctgcttcagcggcaccactacagatggagaaggcgcagaccccgccgaggcagcagcagcagcagcagcagcagcaacgagaACCATCTCCCACAGCCTccccggccgccgccgtgccccCTGCAGTGGAGACGGCCACACCATCGCCCCGCGACGACACCAGCGGCGGCTTGCGGAGCGTCAGCCAAGTCGCGTTTATGAAGATGCcctgggaggaggaggacgatgTATAG
- a CDS encoding conserved hypothetical protein (previous protein_id=AAC24620.2), with protein sequence MPDASSTTVVAAPPAKERSGSSGGVLLPLTVAGAGLLCLWKAFQICSVPVHPRCVTVVYDTRRKTVLCTSADREMRRGSLPRVSHFNVSMYFGSALMYWSGTRLLVPPSSFFGVFTLPRSVLEEPGESVNCAVEEVAVRDGTVNMMVTVFYTIPFDQVERYLAAVGPEPPNEVIGKAVAHIARVRCAEQSAGILLSKTRREAFMGPYKDHLTSKLMSEAAVLVRDVAVENVVLLEGG encoded by the coding sequence ATGCCCGACGCCTCCTCTACCACGGTGGTGGCCGCCCCTCCTGCCAAAGAGAGGTCGGGTAGCAGCGgaggcgtgctgctgccgcttaCCGTGGCCGGAGCTGGCCTGCTGTGCCTATGGAAGGCCTTCCAAATTTGTTCCGTTCCCGTTCACCCGCGTTGCGTGACCGTCGTCTACGACACGCGCCGCAAGACGGTCTTATGCACCTCGGCGGATCGCGAGATGCGCCGGGGCTCACTGCCGCGGGTGTCTCACTTCAACGTGTCTATGTACTTCGGGTCCGCGCTGATGTACTGGAGCGGgacgcggctgctggtgccgccgtCATCCTTCTTCGGCGTCTTCACGCTTCCGCGCAGCGTCCTTGAGGAGCCGGGCGAGTCCGTGAACTgtgccgtggaggaggtggccgtGCGCGACGGGACCGTGAACATGATGGTGACTGTCTTCTACACCATTCCCTTCGACCAGGTGGAGCGCTACCTTGCCGCCGTCGGCCCTGAGCCACCGAACGAGGTAATCGGCAAGGCGGTCGCCCACATTGCACgggtgcggtgcgcagagcAGTCGGCCGGTATCTTGCTCAGCAAGACCCGCCGCGAAGCGTTCATGGGTCCGTACAAGGACCACCTCACCTCGAAGCTCATGtcagaggcggcggtgctggtgagGGACGTGGCTGTGGAGAatgtggtgctgctcgagggGGGCTAG